A segment of the Candidatus Sumerlaea chitinivorans genome:
CTGATCCCTGACTTTTCCGGGAAAAGCGGCGGGGACACGACCACTCTGTTTTTGTTTGCTCTTTGGGGTTTTCTCCCCCTTCCTTGCCACCAATGAATTCGCAGCCCCATGTTGTTCGATTCAATGATGTCAGCGCGACCTATTGGGAGCTCAAGGCCGAGATCGAGGCGGCGATTGCGGAAGTGCTTCGCCGTGGGGATTTCATCGGGGGCAGAGCGCTCGGCGAGTTTGAAGCAGATTTTGCACGCTATTGTGGCGCCGCGCACTGTGTGGGGGTAGCAAATGGCACTTGCGCCCTTCACGTCGCGTTGGAGGCCCTCGGAATCGGCCCCGGCGACGAAGTGATTACCTCGCCCATGACCTTCATTGCCACGGCAGAGGCGATTACTCACACCGGCGCTAAAGTTGTGTTTGCTGATATCGATGCGGAAACATGGAATCTGGATCCTAAGGCTGTATCAGCAGCGATTACTCCCCGCACACGCGCAGTCATTTTCGTGCATCTTCACGGGAATCCAAGTGGGCTCTTGGAGGTTGCGGAACTCTGTCAGAAGGCACACCTTGCGCTCATTGAGGATTGTGCGCAGGCGCACGGGGCGCAAGTCGAGAAAAACGGCGAGCGGCGTCACGTTGGAACATTCGGAGCCTTGGGCTGCTTCAGTTTCTTCCCCGCAAAGAATCTCGGGGCGTTTGGTGACGCAGGAGCTGTCGTGACCAGCGATGCGGCTCTTGCGGCGATGGTTCGCCAGCTTGTCAATCACGGTCGCGAGGACAAGTACCGCCACTTACGCGTTGGCTATAATTACCGGCTCGACACCTTGCAGGCAGCGATCTTGCGCGCGAAACTGCCTGCGCTGGATAGCCATGTCGAACAACGCAATCGCCTTTGCGACTTTTACGAAGCCCGATTGAGCACGCTTGACGTAAGATTTCAGCGCATGACAGTTGCCGGCCGCCATGGCCGCCACCTTTTTGCGATCTGTCACCCAGCGCGGGATGCCCTACAGCAGCATTTGCGCTCCTGCCACATTGAAACAGGTATTCATTACCCTATTCCGCTCCACCTGCAGCCAGCTTATGCACATCTTGGCTTGCCCGAAGGCACATTCCCCATTGCCGAGGAACTGGCACGGACCACTTTGTCGCTCCCGCTCTACGCACAGCTCCCCATGTCGGATGTGGAGCGCGTGTGTGACGTGATCGAGGAGTTCGTTCAGCGGGTATAGAGCCGGTGCACTGATCCGCTGGAATACACGACATGCTGTTAGTCGTTTTCAGGATCTAACCGGAGGAAACCACGGACGTCCTCAAGCAGCTCCTCGTTGTTCAGGGCCACGAAGACTGCCACGCCTCCGATGCTCAGTAGCGATGCCACCGCACACGACGCTATATAGTTGCCAAAGGTGTCGAAGAGTAAGCCGCCACACAGCGGACCAGCAATCCCTGAGGCGCCATAGGCCAGAAAGACAAACGGATAAACGTATCCCAAGGCCTTGCTGCCGCAACGCGACGCAAGATCGCTTGCATAGAGGACGAAGGCGGATCCGAACAGCACGCCGATGGCAAAGCTTGCTATGAGGAAAAGTCCTTCGACTCGGAACAAGGGGAGGAATCCCACGACCACGGCTTGCAACAGTAGCGCAGCGGGTAGGCACAGGCGCCCGAAGCGGTCATAGGCTGCTCCCCAAATAAGCCGACCCAACGAATTACCAATCGCGAACACCCCCACAGCGAGCCCTGCCGTATGCGGCGAGATCCCGTAGCTTAAACCGATCGATTTCAGGTGACCGATTACCAGTAG
Coding sequences within it:
- a CDS encoding UDP-4-amino-4-deoxy-L-arabinose--oxoglutarate aminotransferase; protein product: MNSQPHVVRFNDVSATYWELKAEIEAAIAEVLRRGDFIGGRALGEFEADFARYCGAAHCVGVANGTCALHVALEALGIGPGDEVITSPMTFIATAEAITHTGAKVVFADIDAETWNLDPKAVSAAITPRTRAVIFVHLHGNPSGLLEVAELCQKAHLALIEDCAQAHGAQVEKNGERRHVGTFGALGCFSFFPAKNLGAFGDAGAVVTSDAALAAMVRQLVNHGREDKYRHLRVGYNYRLDTLQAAILRAKLPALDSHVEQRNRLCDFYEARLSTLDVRFQRMTVAGRHGRHLFAICHPARDALQQHLRSCHIETGIHYPIPLHLQPAYAHLGLPEGTFPIAEELARTTLSLPLYAQLPMSDVERVCDVIEEFVQRV